A section of the Chryseobacterium ginsenosidimutans genome encodes:
- a CDS encoding type II 3-dehydroquinate dehydratase, whose product MKVLIINGPNLNLLGTREPEIYGTISMEDYLDTLRSEFPSFELEYYQSNIEGEIINYLQKDEFDALVINPGAFTHYSYAIADCLKNINKPKVEVHISNIYKREEFRQKSVTAANTDAVLSGFGMEGYRLAILSLK is encoded by the coding sequence ATGAAAGTTTTAATTATCAATGGTCCGAATTTAAATCTTTTAGGAACAAGAGAGCCTGAAATTTACGGAACAATTTCTATGGAAGATTATCTGGATACTTTGAGATCCGAATTTCCTTCATTTGAGCTGGAATATTACCAATCTAATATTGAGGGAGAAATTATTAATTATCTTCAGAAAGATGAGTTTGATGCATTGGTTATTAATCCCGGAGCTTTTACACATTATTCTTATGCCATTGCAGACTGTTTAAAGAATATCAATAAGCCAAAAGTGGAAGTTCATATCAGTAATATTTACAAAAGAGAAGAATTTCGCCAAAAGTCTGTAACTGCAGCCAATACTGATGCGGTGTTGTCCGGTTTTGGCATGGAGGGATATAGATTGGCTATTTTGAGTCTGAAATAA
- the pckA gene encoding phosphoenolpyruvate carboxykinase (ATP) gives MKHAKIIQDLEKLGIKGNYEVIYNPSYEELYQAEVSPENQGFEKAELTESGAVSVKTGIFTGRSPKDRYIVQDDVTKDTIFWDGKVNLPTTPEIFQSCKELVLSQLSTSKKMYVVDAFCGTNTDTRLKVRFIVEVAWQAHFVTNMFIRPSHYELENFGEPDFTVINGSKTTNPNWEAQGLNSENFVMFNLTEKLQIIGGTWYGGEMKKGMFAMMNYYLPLKGMASMHCSANVGEEGDVALFFGLSGTGKTTLSADPKRYLIGDDEHGWDNNGVFNYEGGCYAKVIDLSAEKEPDIFRAIKRDALLENVVVNDGIADYTDGSITENTRVSYPIYHINKIVLPSKAGHASKIVYLSADAFGVLPPVSVLDEDQAQYHFLCGYTSKLAGTERGITEPEPSFSPAFGEAFLTLHPTMYSKTLIGKMKEHGAKAYLVNTGWNGTGKRISLKDTRAIIDSIIDGSIENAPKTRIPIMNLEVPTELPNVSEGILDPRDTYNDVSEWEEKAKDLAAKYIKNFNQYCNTEEGKKLIASGPQLQQETTN, from the coding sequence ATGAAACACGCTAAAATCATCCAGGATTTAGAAAAATTAGGGATTAAAGGAAACTATGAAGTTATTTATAATCCTTCGTATGAAGAATTGTATCAGGCTGAAGTTTCTCCTGAAAATCAGGGCTTTGAAAAAGCTGAGCTTACAGAATCTGGTGCAGTATCGGTAAAAACAGGGATTTTCACAGGTCGTTCACCTAAAGACAGATACATTGTTCAGGATGATGTTACAAAAGATACGATTTTCTGGGATGGTAAAGTAAACTTACCTACAACTCCGGAAATTTTTCAGTCTTGTAAAGAATTAGTGCTTAGCCAACTTTCTACATCTAAGAAAATGTATGTTGTTGATGCTTTTTGCGGAACAAATACAGATACAAGATTAAAAGTAAGGTTCATTGTTGAAGTAGCGTGGCAGGCGCATTTCGTTACTAATATGTTCATCCGCCCTTCTCATTATGAGTTGGAAAACTTCGGAGAACCGGATTTCACAGTAATCAACGGTTCTAAAACGACAAATCCAAACTGGGAAGCTCAGGGATTGAATTCTGAAAACTTCGTTATGTTCAACCTTACTGAAAAACTTCAGATCATTGGTGGAACTTGGTATGGCGGAGAAATGAAAAAAGGGATGTTCGCAATGATGAACTATTACCTTCCATTAAAAGGAATGGCATCAATGCACTGCTCTGCCAACGTAGGTGAAGAAGGAGATGTTGCTCTTTTCTTCGGACTTTCAGGAACAGGAAAAACAACTTTATCTGCTGATCCGAAAAGATATTTGATTGGTGATGACGAACACGGTTGGGATAATAACGGTGTATTCAACTATGAAGGTGGTTGTTATGCGAAAGTAATTGATCTTTCTGCGGAAAAAGAACCGGATATTTTTAGAGCAATTAAAAGAGATGCACTTCTTGAAAATGTTGTTGTAAACGACGGAATTGCCGATTATACAGACGGTTCAATCACGGAAAATACGAGAGTTTCTTATCCTATTTATCATATCAATAAAATTGTTTTGCCTTCAAAAGCAGGTCACGCAAGCAAGATTGTTTATCTTTCTGCAGATGCGTTCGGGGTATTGCCTCCGGTTTCTGTTTTGGATGAAGATCAAGCACAATATCACTTCCTTTGCGGATATACTTCAAAATTAGCGGGAACTGAAAGAGGAATTACTGAACCGGAACCATCTTTCTCTCCGGCATTTGGTGAAGCGTTCTTAACTTTACACCCAACAATGTACTCAAAAACATTGATCGGGAAAATGAAAGAACATGGTGCTAAAGCTTACTTGGTAAATACAGGTTGGAACGGTACAGGAAAAAGAATTTCTCTGAAAGATACAAGAGCAATTATTGATTCTATCATTGACGGATCAATTGAAAATGCCCCAAAAACAAGAATCCCAATCATGAATCTGGAAGTTCCTACAGAATTACCAAACGTTTCAGAAGGTATTTTAGACCCAAGAGATACTTATAATGATGTATCCGAATGGGAAGAAAAAGCAAAAGATCTTGCTGCAAAATATATCAAAAACTTTAATCAGTATTGCAATACGGAAGAAGGTAAAAAGCTTATTGCTTCAGGACCTCAATTACAACAAGAAACAACAAACTAA
- a CDS encoding GYDIA family GHMP kinase, whose translation MGEIFSPGKLMLTSEYFAIDGALVLAVPTKLGQEFSFEEKDDKKPLIFWEAYHQDKLWLKTVIDYKNWQILETNIPPSAEFITKTLKNVQALSKTKFKDDFTYHLKTNLQFPADYGLGSSSTLMNNLAEWAEIDPFYLNTISLGGSGYDIAVAKEKSAVLFQSIPEIKYEKVDFNPSFKNELIFIHLNKKQDSREGINFYKSKKKSQKLVDEFSNLTKNILLCNELENFSQLMLIHEQKISDFLEIPTVRAKFFADCPVFVKSLGAWGGDFVMSSKFDGFKDYFWGKDFNTIFEWSELINL comes from the coding sequence ATGGGCGAAATATTTTCACCGGGAAAGCTGATGCTTACTTCAGAATATTTCGCAATAGACGGAGCTCTTGTCTTAGCGGTACCTACCAAGCTGGGACAAGAGTTTTCTTTTGAAGAAAAAGACGATAAAAAGCCCCTTATTTTCTGGGAAGCTTATCACCAAGACAAATTATGGCTAAAGACTGTCATTGATTATAAAAACTGGCAGATCTTAGAAACCAATATTCCTCCAAGTGCTGAATTTATTACGAAGACTTTAAAAAACGTTCAAGCACTTTCTAAAACAAAATTCAAAGACGATTTTACTTATCATTTAAAAACCAATCTTCAGTTTCCGGCAGATTATGGGTTAGGCAGTAGTTCTACTTTAATGAACAATCTTGCGGAGTGGGCAGAGATCGATCCTTTTTATTTAAATACGATAAGTTTGGGCGGAAGCGGTTACGATATTGCGGTGGCAAAAGAGAAATCTGCTGTTTTGTTCCAAAGTATTCCTGAAATTAAATATGAAAAGGTAGATTTTAATCCTTCTTTTAAAAATGAACTCATCTTTATTCATTTAAATAAAAAGCAAGATAGTCGCGAAGGAATCAATTTTTACAAGTCCAAAAAGAAGTCCCAAAAACTGGTTGACGAATTTTCGAATCTTACAAAGAATATTTTACTATGTAATGAATTGGAAAATTTTTCTCAACTAATGTTAATTCATGAGCAAAAAATATCGGATTTCCTTGAAATTCCTACAGTTAGGGCCAAGTTTTTCGCAGATTGCCCTGTTTTTGTTAAAAGTTTGGGTGCTTGGGGTGGAGATTTTGTCATGAGCTCAAAATTTGATGGGTTTAAGGACTATTTTTGGGGAAAAGATTTTAACACTATTTTTGAATGGTCGGAGTTAATTAACTTGTAG